A segment of the Nostoc sp. TCL26-01 genome:
CAATGTCTCATACCGTAAAAATCTACGATACCTGCATTGGTTGCACTCAATGTGTCCGCGCTTGCCCCACCGACGTTCTGGAGATGGTTCCCTGGGATGGCTGCAAAGCTGCTCAAATCGCCTCTTCACCTCGTACAGAAGACTGTGTAGGTTGCAAGCGTTGTGAAACTGCTTGCCCGACTGACTTTTTAAGCATCCGGGTTTATCTAGGTGCAGAAACAACTCGCAGCATGGGTCTAGCTTACTAAGGAATTAACCTGTAATTCCTGATTAGCCCACCATTAACTGTCTGATAGCAAGCATCTTTAGCTGCGTAGGGTAGGCTCACTGCCCACCCTACAACATAGTTTTTTAGTGTAAAGCTAGAAATTTATAACAATACCTAGTGGACAAAGGAGCAACTGCTCCTTTTTTCTTGCCCATAACACGACATTTGGGTTAACAACTATACTGGATTAATTATCCTGAACAAAGGGTGGTGTGAGCCATGT
Coding sequences within it:
- the psaC gene encoding photosystem I iron-sulfur center protein PsaC, with amino-acid sequence MSHTVKIYDTCIGCTQCVRACPTDVLEMVPWDGCKAAQIASSPRTEDCVGCKRCETACPTDFLSIRVYLGAETTRSMGLAY